One genomic segment of Theobroma cacao cultivar B97-61/B2 chromosome 6, Criollo_cocoa_genome_V2, whole genome shotgun sequence includes these proteins:
- the LOC18595959 gene encoding uncharacterized protein LOC18595959 isoform X1, which yields MQEDNSLEKSLAWLQDVVQGAIGQELETRALDGLRITHAQKGFIRCNFVVSNRASGVDGNWHVGAIATLMDVVGAVAVYSVAHRVITSVDFSISYYSTAKIHEQVEVDAKVMANKGRLTQVMVEVRRKGNGELIASGKQWMASNNLRVSQVEHSI from the exons ATGCAAGAAGATAACAGCCTGGAGAAATCCCTAGCATGGCTGCAAGATGTTGTCCAAGGGGCCATAGGTCAGGAGTTGGAGACCCGAGCCCTTGACGGACTACGCATCACCCATGCTCAGAAGGGATTTATACGATGTAATTTCGTCGTATCAAATCGTGCATCA GGTGTTGATGGGAATTGGCATGTTGGAGCTATAGCAACGTTGATGGATGTGGTCGGAGCTGTTGCTGTATACTCTGTTGCCCATCGCGTCATAACCTCCGTTGATTTCAGCATTTCATATTATTCAACAGCCAAGATTCAT GAGCAAGTGGAGGTAGATGCCAAGGTTATGGCAAACAAGGGAAGGCTTACACAAGTGATGGTGGAGGTTAGAAGGAAAGGAAATGGAGAGCTAATTGCTTCGGGAAAACAGTGGATGGCTTCAAATAACCTCAGGGTATCTCAA GTGGAGCATTCGATCTGA
- the LOC18595959 gene encoding uncharacterized protein LOC18595959 isoform X2: MQEDNSLEKSLAWLQDVVQGAIGQELETRALDGLRITHAQKGFIRCNFVVSNRASGVDGNWHVGAIATLMDVVGAVAVYSVAHRVITSVDFSISYYSTAKIHEQVEVDAKVMANKGRLTQVMVEVRRKGNGELIASGKQWMASNNLRVSQVSKL, encoded by the exons ATGCAAGAAGATAACAGCCTGGAGAAATCCCTAGCATGGCTGCAAGATGTTGTCCAAGGGGCCATAGGTCAGGAGTTGGAGACCCGAGCCCTTGACGGACTACGCATCACCCATGCTCAGAAGGGATTTATACGATGTAATTTCGTCGTATCAAATCGTGCATCA GGTGTTGATGGGAATTGGCATGTTGGAGCTATAGCAACGTTGATGGATGTGGTCGGAGCTGTTGCTGTATACTCTGTTGCCCATCGCGTCATAACCTCCGTTGATTTCAGCATTTCATATTATTCAACAGCCAAGATTCAT GAGCAAGTGGAGGTAGATGCCAAGGTTATGGCAAACAAGGGAAGGCTTACACAAGTGATGGTGGAGGTTAGAAGGAAAGGAAATGGAGAGCTAATTGCTTCGGGAAAACAGTGGATGGCTTCAAATAACCTCAGGGTATCTCAAGTCAGTAAGCTTTGA
- the LOC18595960 gene encoding protein NRT1/ PTR FAMILY 1.2, which translates to MASEKIMEKGIRQDYSKRRKGGFIALPFIIANEALEKVPSYALVPSMTLYLKSNYHLTIAAVHNLINHWQAFSNFAPILGAFFADSFMGRFVTIGLGSISSFLGVAILWLTTVIPQATPPPCDHLAQSCKSATAGQVAILVAALFFKSIGAGGIRPCSMPFGVDQLSNKNEKILESYFSWYYAAASLGGSLGLTSVIYILQMYGWMVGYGVCAILMFLATVAFYIASPLYVKRKASTSLFTGFAQVLVVAYKNRNLPFPSKDSGYHHGKDSEITVPSEKLKFLNKACIIRNAEQEIGSDGLALDPWRVSTVWKVEELKALLKVIPIWSTGIVMAIAGSQHSFPVLQASSVNRHVLGGFEIPAASVTVFVYCTVVVWVVLYERVIIPLASKIKGEQVYISVQLRMGIGLFLSVIALGLTAIVESARRRKAIQEGLLKNPIAVVNMSVIWLLPQHIVMGVAEAFSTLGYFEFYHREFPKTMSSIGNSLFFLALAFAHILSSALFNIVNKTTSRGGKPSWVADNLNEARFDNYYWLLAGLSLVNLLYYIICSRSYGSTAEVIDEGYESEEE; encoded by the exons ATGGCTTCAGAAAAAATTATGGAGAAAGGGATCCGTCAAGATTATTCTAAAAGGCGAAAAGGCGGCTTCATTGCCTTGCCATTCATCATAG CAAATGAGGCGCTTGAGAAGGTGCCAAGCTACGCGCTGGTGCCAAGCATGACGTTGTACTTGAAGAGTAACTATCACTTGACCATTGCCGCAGTGCACAATCTTATCAACCATTGGCAAGCTTTTAGCAATTTCGCACCTATTTTGGGTGCTTTCTTCGCTGATTCTTTTATGGGCCGATTCGTTACCATTGGCTTGGGCTCAATTTCCAGTTTCCTG GGTGTGGCAATTCTATGGTTAACAACTGTTATACCACAGGCAACGCCTCCTCCTTGTGACCACTTAGCTCAAAGCTGCAAATCTGCAACAGCAGGCCAGGTGGCTATCCTGGTTGCTGCCTTGTTTTTCAAATCAATTGGAGCTGGCGGCATTAGGCCATGTTCCATGCCATTTGGTGTGGATCAGTTGagcaacaaaaatgaaaagatcCTGGAGAGCTACTTCAGCTGGTATTATGCTGCAGCATCCCTCGGTGGTTCCCTTGGCTTGACGAGTGTCATTTACATTCTACAAATGTATGGGTGGATGGTGGGATATGGAGTTTGCGCAATTCTAATGTTCCTGGCGACTGTGGCGTTTTACATTGCTTCTCCGCTCTATGTTAAGCGCAAAGCAAGCACAAGCCTCTTCACGGGTTTTGCACAAGTTCTTGTGGTTGCTTATAAGAATAGAAACCTCCCATTTCCATCAAAAGATTCAGGTTACCATCACGGAAAGGATTCAGAGATTACCGTGCCAAGTGAGAAATTGAAGTTTTTGAACAAAGCGTGCATAATTAGAAATGCTGAACAGGAGATAGGCTCTGATGGATTGGCCTTGGACCCCTGGAGAGTCTCCACGGTGTGGAAAGTCGAAGAGCTTAAAGCACTTTTGAAGGTAATACCAATATGGTCTACGGGGATCGTTATGGCGATTGCTGGAAGCCAACACTCTTTTCCGGTACTCCAAGCCAGTTCCGTAAACAGACACGTTTTGGGAGGTTTCGAGATACCGGCAGCCTCTGTAACCGTGTTTGTTTATTGCACTGTAGTGGTTTGGGTTGTTCTCTATGAGCGTGTCATAATTCCATTGGCGTCAAAGATAAAGGGTGAACAAGTATACATCAGTGTTCAATTGAGAATGGGAATTGGGTTATTCCTGTCCGTCATAGCCTTGGGACTTACAGCAATTGTTGAGAGTGCGAGACGAAGAAAAGCAATCCAGGAGGGGCTCTTGAAAAATCCTATTGCAGTGGTAAATATGTCAGTAATATGGCTACTCCCACAGCATATCGTGATGGGAGTAGCTGAGGCTTTTAGTACACTTGGGTATTTCGAGTTTTATCATCGCGAGTTCCCTAAGACCATGTCAAGTATTGGTAATTCCCTGTTCTTTCTGGCACTGGCATTCGCACACATACTGAGTAGTGCTCTGTTTAACATTGTCAACAAGACTACTTCAAGAGGTGGAAAACCGAGTTGGGTTGCTGACAATCTCAATGAGGCTCGCTTCGACAATTATTACTGGCTTCTTGCAGGGTTGAGTCTTGTCAATCTGTTGTATTACATCATCTGTAGCAGGTCTTATGGATCTACGGCAGAAGTTATTGATGAAGGATATGAATCAGAGGAGGAGTAA